The Planctomycetaceae bacterium genome includes the window CCGGTGCTTGTTGAGGCGTTCAAGGCCAACAGGGGCGCCGCTGAAGACGTGCTCTCTGCCCTGGCCGCGGTCGACCCCGGCCGGGCGATGCAGGAGGCGCCGGCCATCATCGCCCTGATGACCGCCGAGCCGTGCCATGTCGACGACTCGATGATGTTCAAGCCCTCGCCATCGGCGCCCAGCAGGATTTGCCGCATTCTGGTAGAGATCGGCGCTCCTGCCGTGCCGCTGTTGCTGGAGGCCCTCAAGCACAAGGACGCCCGTGTGCGGCGCGACGCGGCAGCGACCCTGCGGCGGATCGATCCTTTACCCGTGCAGGCGGTTGAACCGCTCCTGGCGGCGCTGAAGGACGGCACCTGGACCGTCCGCCTGCAGGCGGCAGAAAGCCTGATAGAAATCGCTCCGGATCGGCCAGAAGCCCTCGATACCCTGCTGGACCTGCTGACATGGGATGACGTGCAGGCCCGATCCGACGCCATGCGGAGCCTGTGGCAGATGGGCCCGCTGGCGGCGCCGGTGAAAGATGACCTGCTCAAACTGGCCGGAGGCCAAGACAAGAAGCTGGCGGCAATGGCGCTGCAGGCATTGGGGCGCATCGCCCCCGACAGCCCCGGTTTGCTGGCGGTGGCGGGTGATTCCCTCAGGAATGACGACACGTCCCGCACGGCACTGAGGATTCTGATCCAGTCCGGCTCTGCCGCTAAGCCGTACCGGATGCGGGTTGTAGAGTGTCAGAGTTTCCTCAACTCGACGCAACTCGACACGTTTCTGCTGGCGACGTGCCTGAGCCGCCAGGAGGTTTTGGACGATCTGCCCAGGGACCGCGGCTCAAGCGGATGGCAATACCATCGCGATAAATGGGTGCAGGCCAATTCGTCCCGTCTTGCGGAACTGGGGGGCTTGTACATCTCCTTGCTTGCCAGCGACAGCGATGATATGGCGGGATTGGCGGCCTCGCGCCTCAGTCAACTGGGTCCGGGCCCGTGCCGCCAGGCGATGAAGGCCCTGATTAAGACCCTGAAACGCCAAGGCCTCGAACGGGAAGATTGGCTATGTCCCGGTGGGGACCGCTTCTGGACGGTCGCCAATGTTCGTTCCGCGGCCGCTGAAGCGCTAGGCCAGATCGGATCTGACGCTGCTGCGGCTGTGCCGGCGCTTATGGACGCGCTGAAGGACAGATCGCAGAGCGTGCGCGCATCGGCGGCTATGGCATTGGGCAGCATCGGCCCCGCTGCCGCAGAGGCCGTGCCGCTGCTGAATGCGATGCTGTCCGAGACAGACCTTTGGAGCCTTGCCCCTGCCGCGGCAGCCTTGGGAAACATCGGTCCCAAAGCCTCGACCGCACGGGCGGACCTGGAGAAACTGCTTGCACACGATGACATGTGGGTGCAACTGGCAGCCGCGGAGGCGCTGCTGAAGATCGCCCCTGCGCACCAGGAGGCCCTGGGGCTGCTGGAATCGATCGCCCGTGACGTTGAGGATGATCGCCGGTTCCAGGCCGCCTGCGCGATCGCACAGTGCCCGGCCCAGGTCGACAAGGGCATCGCACTGCTGGAGGCCTTGGAGGGCCCGACGGAAGAGGTGGTCAAGATTCTGGCCGCTCTGGGTCCCAAGGGCAAAGCCGCCCTGTCGCGCCTGTGTGCCAGCGGTATGGACTCTCCCGACGCCATCAAGGAATTGCTGCGAGTCGACCCGTCCAACACTGCTCCGCTGCAGAAACTGGCCAGCGCGGCGATGGACCGCAGCATTCCCGTCCGCCGACGTCGCGAAAGCATCTGGACACTGGGCGAGGTGGGGCCGGTAGCCAAAACGCTGGCGGTGGCGGCCCTGGAGCAGGCGCTGGGCGATCCTGATATTCAAATACGTTCTGCCGGCGCGGACGCTCTGGCGACAGTGGATCCGGAGAATGAACTGTTGGCTAAGGTATTGGTCGCCAAGCTGACCGGGCGCGATCCAAGCCAGGCTTGGGATGGGTTATTGAAAGCGTCCAAGCTCAAGCAGTCGCGAAGGGTTGAAATCATGGTAAAGGCCCGGGCCATAGGAGTCCAAGACCAGCGAACGCGGCAGTATCTCCACAGCGAGTCGAACGAGCTTAAATATTACGACCAATTTTGGGATAGCTCCGCGACACTTCCGTGAAACGTTCAGCTAATGCCGCCGCTGCGGTCGATAAGCAATTGAGAACCCTCACGAGGATGCTCGAATGCTTTATGCCGCGTTTGTTCTCTGGTTGCTGCTGATCGTATTTCTGGGCGCCGGCGTGTACCGTCTCTGGGCGGGCATGACGCGGCCGGCTTGGGTCAACTGGGCGCTGCTTCCGGGCACGCTGGTGGCCGAGATGGCGTACATCTTCGGATGCCTGATCACCGGCGGCGAGATTCGCCACGCGCGGCTCATGCCCGCCGATTCCTCCAAGGGCGCCGCGGCCGACGGCGAGCCGGCGACCGACGCCTCGCCGCGCCTGAAGGTGCTCGGGCCGATCATCGCCTCGCTGCTGGCGCTGGCGGCGTGCGCGGCGGCGATCCTCGCCGCCAACGCGCTGCTGGGCGAGGCCGTGCTCGACCAGTTCAACCGTCACGGCGGTTCGATTCTGCCCAAAGCCCTGCCGACAGGATGGGAGGCGTTCTGGAAGCAGCTTTCCGGGCAGGTCGCCCTGCTCAAGGCCACCTGCGAGACGCTGCCGGACCTGGACTGGCTCGACTGGCGCGTGCCCCTGTTCGCGTACCTGGCGCTGTGCCTGTCGGTACGCCTGGGCCCGGTGCGGCGCGACCTGCGGGCGACGCTGGCGGGGGCGATCGTCGTGGCTGGCGTTATCGCCATCGTCGCCGCAGCCAGCAAGAAGTTCTCAGGGCTGATGGAAGACCTCTGGCCGCTGCTGGGATACATCTACGCCACGCTGCTGCTGACGCTGCTGGCGAGCCTGATCGTCAAAGGCATCATCGCTCTGGCCGGCGTGTTGCGGGGTGGCGAAAAACGCAGAGCTCGGGAAACAACCCGTCGAGCAAGCCCGACCGCTAACTAAACAAAACGACTCTATTCGTTAGGGGGCGAAGACGTGTACGCCGGCGCTGTCGCCCACGATAATCGCGCCGTCGAGGATGCGGGCGGGGTTGGGGTCGGTCCATGAACGGCCAAACTGCACGCACTGGGCGCCGGCGAGTTCCTGTCGGGCGATGTGGCGGCCGCTCGCGAGGTCGAAGACATCCATATATATTCTGAGCGGGACGGCGTCGTAGTTCCAGTACCGCTTGTAGCGGCCTTGGCGGGTGTTGCATTGCCCGCGCCACGCCGAGACGACGACTGTTGTTGTCCCGACATTCTGGAAGTCGAGGATGGCATGCACGCCGCGCGGCGGCTGGGGTGCGGCCGGCGGCGCGGGCGGATCGGGCCGGGCCTGCTTGCCCTTGCGGGGCGGGGTAGGCGGCGGCGGGGGCGGCGCGGGCAACTGGTCGTCGGGCAAGGCGTAGTGTACCTCGCGGCCGGCGGCCGTGTCGTAGTGCATCAGCAGCCCGAGTTGGCGTACATAGATTCCGCCGGGGCGGCCTTCGAGGGAAAACTGACCGGGGTACATCCAGTTGACGTCGGGGTTGACCTGGCGGGTCCACGGTTTGGCCGGGGCAGGCCTGCCCGGCAGTGCGCCCAGTCGCACTTGCGAGGGCTTGCCCGCCTCGCGGGCCACGTAGCCCAAAGCCGCATCGGCTGCGGCCATCGGCGGCATAGACGCAGCGCCGGGGCATATTCGCGTTACTTCTTTGAGACGCCCCGTGGCCGCGTCGATGCTGGCGGCCGCGGGCAGCCAGCCGGTCTCGTCGGCCATCGCGGCGGGCATGACGACCTCGATGGCGGTCTCGTTTCCTTTGTGGCGCAGGAACACCTGGGCGATGCCCTGGTCGCAGTTGAACCGCAGCGACTCGCCCAGCGAGCGGCTCCAGAGCAGCTTGCCGGCTGCCGGGTCAATCGCCGCCAGCCATGGTTCCCATCCGCCGCGAGCGGCCGCGGCCAACAGCAGGTGCTCGTCGCCGTCGACGCGCGAGGGCACAAACGGCAGGCGGACCGTCCATCGCGTATTGCCGGTGGCCGCGTCCAGGCACGCCACGCTGCGGTCTTGCACGCAGTAGATTCGCTCGCCGACGTGCTCGACCAGCGCCGGTTGCTGATCCAGCACGCGCTGCCACGCCAAGCCAACTGACGGCCGCACACGCAGCAGGCCGACGCGCCGCCCCGACCACAGGCACACTGAGTCGCCCAGGTGCGGCCGGTCGGCGGCCGTGACGATCTGGAAGTTCCTCAGTGCCAGCGACCAGACTTTCTTCATGCCCAGGCGCACGGGCGAGGCGGGCACGGCCGGGCCCGGCGGGGCTGTCCATATATCGGGGGCGTGAATCTCGACGAGCGTCCCGTCCGGCAGCATCGTCGTGTCGACGGCATTGGAGGGGCCCAACTCGCGATGCTCGACGAACGAGCCGGCCGCGAGCGAGATGCGTTCAAGCCGCCGCCCGGTCAGCACCACCGCGTCAGTCCCTGCGAGCACACCCTGGCAGGCGGTCGATTCATCAAAACGTCGGCACCATGTCTGGCGGCCGGTGGCGATATCCAGCGCCGCCAGCCAGTGGGCATTGATGCCGATGATCTTTCCGCTCCCGGCGCCGAGGATGCGATCGGACGCGGCACCAAAAGTTTCCCATACGATCTTGCCGCTGCGGCGGTCGAAGGCGATGACGCCGCTATGGTCGCGCGGGGCGGCCAGCACCTTATCGCCGGCCACCAGCGGGCTGCTGCCCTCGCGCGAGAATTGCGGCGCCGGGCGAGCCTGTGGCAGTGCGCCGTCATAGCGGCTGACCCAGTCGAGCGTCCCGTCGCGAACGTCCAGCCGCGCGGCCAGACCGCTGCTGGTCACGCAGTAGACGCTGCCCTGGTACACACTGATGGCTCGCGCGCCGCGGGCCAGGACCGTTGCGGCGGCGCCCTGCCAGCCGATGGTCCTTTTCCAGCGAATCGTGCCGTCGCCCAGGTCCAGGCACACCACGCTCATCTCGGCGTCTTCGGGATGGGCTTGCATCGCCAGAACGAATACCAGGCCGTCGGCTACGCACGGTTGGCTCAACGGGCGAAGTTGCCCCCATTCCTCGCGGCCTGTGGTGGCCCAGAGCGTGCGGCCGCTGGCAGCATCGATGCCGGTGATCATTTCCGGCACGGCGGGGTCCCAGAAGCGGCAGAGGATGTCGCGTCCGTTCACGCGCCCGCGCTGGCATGTCGTGGCGATTGGCCAGCGGTGGTACTCGGTCCAGGGCGCACCGTCGCCGCGGATGGGCGGCATGGGCATGTTGGCATCGAGGTCCATCGGGCTTCCGGCTTCGATCCCGCCGCTGCTCATCATCACCGAAGGGGCGCCTTGGGCATCGAATCGCCCCAGTCGTCCGGGGCTGGCGGCCATCAGGTCGCCCTGATACGCCCAGACTGCCGCCACCGGCCAGGGACGATGCAACGCCAGTTCGGGCAAGCTCTCGGCGCCGGGCGGCGTGAGCCACTGTTGCGTCAGAGAGAGGCGCCGCACCGCCAGGGCTGTAAGGACGACGGGCTTGCTCGGCGCGATGGATTTGAGCAGTTCGGTCTTGATCTTTGCCGCTGGGGCGATGGCGCCGCGCCAGGGCAGCGGGGCGTCGTCGGGCACGGCCGCCGCGGCAGTGGTCAGGCTTTCGGCGTCGCCACAGGCGCTCAGAGCCAGCCACAGGCCCGCGCGGGCCTCTCTGCGGAGTTGCTCATCGGCGCAGAACCGCAGCACGTCATCGTATGCCGCGGCAGCCCAGTGCGGGCGCCCCGCTCGCAGGGCGTCCTCGGCGGCCTCCAGCAGCGTCGGGTGTATCTGCGGGGCCAGGGGATACCTGCGCCAAAGGGCCACAAGTTCATCGGCTTCGAGGGGGCCGATGGTTCCGGCGGCAAGCTGCTGCTCCCGGCGCAGCGCCTGGAGCGACTCGGGGGTCGCCTGGGTCAACTCCCGCGTGACGACTGTCCAGAAGGACGCGGCCCGGGCGGGATCGATCTGTTGAACGGCGCCACTCTTGGCAGCGGCCAACAGGCACGCGTTCATGTCCGCCGGCGTGATGTTCTTGAGGTCGAGCCTGCCGTCGCTGCGGGCGAAACTCTGCCAGCGCGTCTCGAGGTCGAAACTTCGCAGCAGACCCAGCGGCTGGGGCCTGGGCAGCAGATTCTGCTTTTCCAGATTCGCCAGGGCGGCGGAGTTTGCTTTCTTATATCGCTCGGCCGCGGCCCGGTAGTGCCCCAGCGCCGCCAGGAAGTCGCCGGCCGCCTCCAGCGCGGCAGGGTTCTTTTGTGCGGCGGTCTCGATCCTGCCCAGCACGTGGGGCAGTTCGTTGTAGTCCATCGCCGCTACGGCCAGTCGCTGAAGCTCGGTACACGCGTTGGCGACGGCCGGGGCGTCGGTGGCGATCGCTCCGCCCTGGGCCTGCGCGAGGATCTCGTCCAGCGCGAACCGCCACTCCAGCACTGAGGGCGCCGTCACCGGCGAGTTGAAGGGCAACTGGATCAGGTCGCGATATGCGGCCGCGGCCAGGTCCTTGCGATCGGAGAACTCCCGCACGATCTTGAGCAGGTAGTAGTTCCGCCGCGCCTTGCAGCCAAGGTTGGCGTAGCCGTTGGCGATCTGTTGATACGCCGCGGCATGCATGTCCTTGCGGGCGGGGAACCTCGCGATCATGGCCTTGAGCAGTTCGATCGACCGCAGCGACTCGATTCGCGACGCCGCGCCCGCCGTGGCGGGGTCGGCAGCCAGTTCCTTCTGCCATTGATCGAGCGGGTTTGCTGCCAGCGTGTCTTCCCATGTGTCTTTCCAGACGACATCAACCTTGAGCCACTGATCCGGCACGCCCTCGACCGGCGGCAGCGGCGGGTCGCCGGCGCGTGCTGGCGAGGTGGCGACGAGGCAAAGCATCAGGATCCCAATGCCGGAGAGACGACGAAGTTCCCGCATCCCGCAGGGACGCCAGGATTTAGCCGGGGGCGTCAGCCCCCGGAACACGGTGGAGAAGAAGCCGAGCCTCGTAGAGGCGACAGGTTGTCGGCGGCCGCGGCGGTCCTGAAGCCTGCCGCCTCTGCCAGGCGGAATGCTTTCAACAACGTCTTCCGGAGGCTTGCGCCTCCGACTAGATTCTGGAGCCTCTGCGAGGCTCAAGCAAGCCGCGCCGACATTCTCATGCGAACAAGCGAAATTTCCGTGGGGACCGTCCATCGCCAGTAATCAAACCCCCAGGCGCGGGCGTTGGCGCGAGAGTGGACGAATTGTTTCAGAAGGCATATTTGACTCTGACGATCAGGGACACGCACAACGGAGTTGTGCGTGGCACCCACTTATATCGACACCACGCGGCCTTCGAGGCGCGACTGCTCGGCCGCGAAGACGATCTTGTGCGTCGCCAGCGTTTCGCTGGTCGAGGATCGCACCAGCGATGCGTCGCCCGCCGCCACCGCCGCCGCCAGCGTCGCGATCACCTGCGCGTCGCCGCCGCTGTGGTCCTCGGCGCCGTCCTGGGAGACGACCATCTCCTCCTGGCGGTCGGCGGCGAAGTTGTACAGTTCGATGCGCCCCGTCTCGAGCTGGGCGCGGATCGTCCCTGCCGTGCCCGACAGGAACAGCCGCCGCTCCATCTTCGCGTAGGCGGTCATCGTGAAGGTGCCGGTCAGGCCGCCGTCGAATTCCATCGCGACGACCTGATGGTCGACCATCTCGTTATCGCAGCGCCACACGCAGCGGCCGTACGGGCTGGTCTTGAGCAGGTCCATCCGGGCAGCGCCGTCGGCGGGCATTTTGGCCTGCTCCCAGCGGTAGGGCAGGGGGTTGGGGCCGTAGATGCGGATCGCCGAGTACAGGCACGTCTTCTCGTGCGGGCAGTTCTGCACGCAGTACGCCGGGGCGCCCGGCGGGCAGTTGGCCGGCGTGAACAGCGACAACTCGCCGAACGAGCTGACGCGCCGGCACGGGCGGGCGGCCATCCACGCGAGCTGGTCGATGTCGTGGCAGTTCTTGGCCATCAGCATGAACGTCCCGCAGCGGCGGCTGTTCCAGTTGCCCCGAACGTAGCTGTGGGCGAAGTGCTCGGGCCCGACGCCTTCGGTCTGGTCGAAGCTGATCAGCCGCCCGATCGCCCCCTCGTCCAGCATCGCCTTGACCTTCTTCCACACCGGGATGTACCGCAGCGAGTGGCACACCGCCACGATGCAGCCGTACACGCGGGCGAGGCGGTCGACCTCGACGCACTCGGCCGGCGTCGTGGCCATCGGTTTTTCCAGCAGCATGTGGTAGCCCTGCGGCAGGGCTTGCAGGCACACCGGCCCGTGGTCGCGGTCCATCGTGGCGTTGATCAGCACGTCGGCCAGCCGTGGCTGGGCCAGCAGATCCGCCCACGACTTGAACTGCATGTCCGGTGCGACGCCGCAGCGGGCGGCCACCAGCTCGCGCCGAGCGGGCGCCGGGTCGGCCACCGCCACGACGCGCCCGACGTCCGGCCGCCGCGCGATCCAGTCCGCAAAGAACTCCCCGCGCGTGCCCGCCCCGACGATGGCGAATGTTAATGGTCTTGTGCTCATGAGAGCGAATATAACACGCCCTGCGGCGGCGAAGAGAAGAGAAAACCGACGACGAGGACGAGGACGACGACGAGGACGAGCAGAAGCCCGAAGTAGCGTTTGCTTTGTTAGCGACCGACGGATGCTTGACAGGTTTGATCCATTCCAGAAACCGCGCGGAGCAAGCTCCGCCGCTAACGTCGCCATTGGAGGCTTTGTTTCTTCGTCCTCGTCCTCGTCGTCGGTTGTTTCTTTCCCTCGCCCTGACGGCACAATCCCATATAATCCATCAGGTGAGGATCGTTGCTCTTCAATCCGGAAGCAATGGCAATTGCGTATACGTCGAGGCCGGCGGTGTACGGCTGCTCTTTGACGCGGGGATCTCGCTGCGCCAGGCGCGGTTGCGGTTGGCGGGGCTGGGGCTTTCGCCCGAGGGCGCCGCGGCGCTGCTGATCTCGCACGACCACAGCGACCACGTCCGCAGCGCCGGCGTCTATCAGCGGGCATTGCATGTGCCGCTGCACGTGACGGCCGGCACGCTGGCGGCGGCATCGCGGCGCATGAGCCTGGGCGAACTGGACGACGTGCAACATTTTCTGCCCGGTTCCACGGTGCCGGTGGGCGACGTCGAGGTGCGCACCCTCGCCACGCCCCATGACGGGTGCGAGGGCGTGGCGTTCATCGTCGATGACGGCCGCGTGCGACTGGGGATCTTCACCGACCTTGGCCACGTCTTCGCCGGTCTGGGCGAGGCCGTCGCCGAGTGCGACGCGGTGCTGCTGGAGAGCAACTACGACGAGCAGATGCTCACCGACGGACCATACCCGGCGTTTCTCAAGGCCCGCATCCGCGGCGCCGGCGGGCACATCTCCAACGCCGAATCGGCGGACCTGCTGGCCGCGGCGGCAGGGGCGCGCCTGCAATGGGCCTGCCTGGCGCACCTCTCGCACGAGAACAACACTCCCGAGTTGGCGTTGCAGACGCATCGCGACCGCCTGGGCGGCAAGCTGCCCATCCACGTGGCGACGCGCTATGGCGCTACGGGGATCATGGAGATCTGAATCTGAGCCGGAGGGTTTTCTGGCTGCTGACCACTGGCCAGCGGATATATTCTTTGGGAGAATATTTCTTCGCCCACATGAGGACGCGACCGATGCGATGGGTCCTGGTACTTCTGATGACAGCGGCGGCCGCCACCGTTGCCGCGGCGGATGACCCGCCCAAGACGATCGACCAGGTCGTCAAGGAGCCGGACAAGGCCCCTGCAGCCAAACCCAAGTTCGCCCCGGGGACGCAGACGCAGGTTCCGCTGCCCAACACCAAGACCTCCATGGTCGTGTATGTCCCTGCCGACTACATTCCCGAGCGGCACTGGCCGGTCATCTTCAACTATCACGCCAGGTACCACAGCGACCAGTGGCAGTTCGCCACCGTCGAGCCGTTCCTGAAGATCACCGGCGGCAAGGGGTTTGTGATCGTCGGCATGAACTACGCCAGCAAGGCGTTTTATTCATCGCCCTCGCCGGCCGGCGCCGCGGGCGAGGTCGAGGCCTTCCGTGAAGCGTGGCAGATGCTGAGCAAGGAGATCGAACTCTCGCCCAAGATGGTTTTCGTGGGCGGGTACAGCCTGGGCGGGTTTGCGGCCACCGCCGTCGGCGAGAAGCTCATGGCCAACGTCTCGGGCCTGGTGCTGCTTTCGGGGGGACGGTTCTACCTCAAGGGCGGCAATGCCCCGCCGGCCGAGCTGGTGCGAGGCAAGTCCGTGTTCCTGGGCGTGGGCGCCGAAGATGCGGCTATGCTCCCGGCGGCGCAGGACGCCGCCGAGTGTTACATGAAACTCGGCGCCCGCGTGCGGTTGGAGAAATGGACCTCGGGAATCGAGATCGACTACGACAAGACGCAACTGGGCAAGTGGCTGCTCGAGGCCGGGCCTCTGCAGACGCTCACGGAAGACCTTGCCGCCGCCCGCAAGCTCGAACGCGGCGGTAAGCAGGGCAAGGCGTATCTGCTCTACCAGACGCTGGCGACGGTCTCCGCCACTCACCGCGACGCCCAGGCCGCCGCCAAGGCCGCCGCAGCAATGGCCGATCAGGCCAAGGCGCAGCTGGCTTTGGCCGACAAGCTCCTTGCCGAGAAGGACTTTCCCAAGGGCTCGGGGCTGCTCAAGGTCCTGGCGATGCGCTACCAGGGCTGCGAGTTCGGCGCGCAGGCGCAGAAGCGTCTCGATGAGATCAGCGCCGACCCCGACGCCCAGTCGCAGATGACGCGAGACGCCCTCAACGCCAAGGCCGACGCCATCGAGGCCCAGGCCCGCCAGGCGGAAGAACGCAAGGATTACGCCACGGCGCTATCGCTGTATGAACGCTACGTCGCGGATTTTCCCCAGGCCGCGCGCTTCCAGGACGTCTCCGACCGCCTCAAGGCCCTCAAGGAAGACCCCGCCGTCTCGACCAGAATCGTCGCCAGCCAGGCGGAGCAGTTCTGCAAACGCAACCTGCAGTTGGCCGAAAGCTATCTCGGCGCCGGCAAACCCGACAAGGCCCGCCAGTGCCTGCAGAATATCATCGAGACGCACGGGCAGACGCCCTGGGCGCAGAAGGCCCGTGCGCGATTGGCGCAGATTGACGGACAGTAACATAGAGTGCGGCCGGGGGACGTGATGATGAGGAAAACATGAAACCGACTTCTGTTGCGTGTCTATGCCTGGCTCTTGTGGCTTGCGCGGCGATGGCCCAGGATGGCGCCCCGGCGCCTAAGCCGATCCAGCCCAAAGCCGT containing:
- a CDS encoding PQQ-binding-like beta-propeller repeat protein yields the protein MLCLVATSPARAGDPPLPPVEGVPDQWLKVDVVWKDTWEDTLAANPLDQWQKELAADPATAGAASRIESLRSIELLKAMIARFPARKDMHAAAYQQIANGYANLGCKARRNYYLLKIVREFSDRKDLAAAAYRDLIQLPFNSPVTAPSVLEWRFALDEILAQAQGGAIATDAPAVANACTELQRLAVAAMDYNELPHVLGRIETAAQKNPAALEAAGDFLAALGHYRAAAERYKKANSAALANLEKQNLLPRPQPLGLLRSFDLETRWQSFARSDGRLDLKNITPADMNACLLAAAKSGAVQQIDPARAASFWTVVTRELTQATPESLQALRREQQLAAGTIGPLEADELVALWRRYPLAPQIHPTLLEAAEDALRAGRPHWAAAAYDDVLRFCADEQLRREARAGLWLALSACGDAESLTTAAAAVPDDAPLPWRGAIAPAAKIKTELLKSIAPSKPVVLTALAVRRLSLTQQWLTPPGAESLPELALHRPWPVAAVWAYQGDLMAASPGRLGRFDAQGAPSVMMSSGGIEAGSPMDLDANMPMPPIRGDGAPWTEYHRWPIATTCQRGRVNGRDILCRFWDPAVPEMITGIDAASGRTLWATTGREEWGQLRPLSQPCVADGLVFVLAMQAHPEDAEMSVVCLDLGDGTIRWKRTIGWQGAAATVLARGARAISVYQGSVYCVTSSGLAARLDVRDGTLDWVSRYDGALPQARPAPQFSREGSSPLVAGDKVLAAPRDHSGVIAFDRRSGKIVWETFGAASDRILGAGSGKIIGINAHWLAALDIATGRQTWCRRFDESTACQGVLAGTDAVVLTGRRLERISLAAGSFVEHRELGPSNAVDTTMLPDGTLVEIHAPDIWTAPPGPAVPASPVRLGMKKVWSLALRNFQIVTAADRPHLGDSVCLWSGRRVGLLRVRPSVGLAWQRVLDQQPALVEHVGERIYCVQDRSVACLDAATGNTRWTVRLPFVPSRVDGDEHLLLAAAARGGWEPWLAAIDPAAGKLLWSRSLGESLRFNCDQGIAQVFLRHKGNETAIEVVMPAAMADETGWLPAAASIDAATGRLKEVTRICPGAASMPPMAAADAALGYVAREAGKPSQVRLGALPGRPAPAKPWTRQVNPDVNWMYPGQFSLEGRPGGIYVRQLGLLMHYDTAAGREVHYALPDDQLPAPPPPPPTPPRKGKQARPDPPAPPAAPQPPRGVHAILDFQNVGTTTVVVSAWRGQCNTRQGRYKRYWNYDAVPLRIYMDVFDLASGRHIARQELAGAQCVQFGRSWTDPNPARILDGAIIVGDSAGVHVFAP
- a CDS encoding Gfo/Idh/MocA family oxidoreductase, which produces MSTRPLTFAIVGAGTRGEFFADWIARRPDVGRVVAVADPAPARRELVAARCGVAPDMQFKSWADLLAQPRLADVLINATMDRDHGPVCLQALPQGYHMLLEKPMATTPAECVEVDRLARVYGCIVAVCHSLRYIPVWKKVKAMLDEGAIGRLISFDQTEGVGPEHFAHSYVRGNWNSRRCGTFMLMAKNCHDIDQLAWMAARPCRRVSSFGELSLFTPANCPPGAPAYCVQNCPHEKTCLYSAIRIYGPNPLPYRWEQAKMPADGAARMDLLKTSPYGRCVWRCDNEMVDHQVVAMEFDGGLTGTFTMTAYAKMERRLFLSGTAGTIRAQLETGRIELYNFAADRQEEMVVSQDGAEDHSGGDAQVIATLAAAVAAGDASLVRSSTSETLATHKIVFAAEQSRLEGRVVSI
- a CDS encoding MBL fold metallo-hydrolase; translation: MRIVALQSGSNGNCVYVEAGGVRLLFDAGISLRQARLRLAGLGLSPEGAAALLISHDHSDHVRSAGVYQRALHVPLHVTAGTLAAASRRMSLGELDDVQHFLPGSTVPVGDVEVRTLATPHDGCEGVAFIVDDGRVRLGIFTDLGHVFAGLGEAVAECDAVLLESNYDEQMLTDGPYPAFLKARIRGAGGHISNAESADLLAAAAGARLQWACLAHLSHENNTPELALQTHRDRLGGKLPIHVATRYGATGIMEI